One genomic window of Staphylococcus hsinchuensis includes the following:
- the pepF gene encoding oligoendopeptidase F, producing MVESLPKRKHVPQEETWDITELFATDAEFYEMLDITLKQAQDFHKQFYNTLNNIKTIEHALDTYVEILINVDRMSNYAELRLSVDVTNEAAQTLSSKLTNYNGKIASELTFVESEILQQPESLINELIENSKYPHYLKKLKDKQQYQLSPEVESTLASLSPTFDSPFELYGITKMLDIDFGTFKYKDQTYPLDYTTFENEYEDDPDTEFRRKSFKYFSHAISKYQHTTAATYNMHVQQEKIEANLRGYDSVIDYLLSEQEVTREMFDRQIDVIMSDLAPIMQKYAKLLKRVHGQDTMRFEDLQVSIDPDYEPSISIEDSKQYIFGALKILGQDYLNMVERAYKDRWIDFAQNKGKETGAYCASPYATHSYVFISWTGKMTETFVLAHELGHAGHFTLAQKHQNYLESEPSMYFVEAPSTMNEMLMANYLIDSSDDPKFKRWVIGSIISRTYYHNMVTHLLEAAFQREVYNKVDNGESLTAPVLNEIMRDVYGQFFGNAVKLSDGVELTWMRQPHYYMGLYSYTYSAGLTIGTVMSQKIKKEGQQAVDQWLETLSAGGSQSPIDLADTASIDIRTDKPLRSTIRYIGHLVDELEKLTDEIEQSE from the coding sequence ATGGTCGAATCTTTACCAAAACGAAAACATGTCCCTCAAGAAGAAACTTGGGATATTACAGAATTATTTGCAACAGATGCTGAATTCTATGAAATGTTAGATATCACATTAAAACAAGCCCAGGATTTCCACAAGCAATTTTATAACACGCTCAATAATATAAAAACGATTGAACATGCATTAGATACATATGTGGAAATACTAATAAATGTTGATCGAATGAGTAACTATGCAGAATTAAGATTAAGTGTTGATGTTACAAATGAAGCAGCACAAACGTTAAGTTCAAAGCTAACTAATTACAATGGGAAAATTGCTAGTGAACTAACTTTTGTTGAATCAGAAATTTTGCAACAACCTGAATCATTAATCAATGAGTTAATTGAAAACAGTAAATATCCACATTATTTAAAAAAGTTGAAAGATAAGCAACAATATCAATTATCACCTGAAGTTGAAAGTACTTTAGCTAGTTTATCCCCTACTTTTGACAGTCCTTTTGAGCTGTATGGCATTACAAAAATGTTAGATATTGATTTTGGTACATTTAAATATAAAGACCAAACTTATCCATTGGATTATACAACTTTTGAAAATGAATATGAGGATGATCCAGATACAGAATTCCGCAGAAAAAGCTTTAAATATTTTAGTCATGCAATCAGTAAATACCAACATACTACTGCGGCTACATATAATATGCATGTTCAACAAGAAAAAATTGAAGCAAATCTTAGAGGTTATGATTCTGTTATCGACTATTTGTTATCAGAGCAAGAAGTGACACGTGAAATGTTTGACCGTCAAATCGATGTTATTATGAGTGACCTGGCGCCAATTATGCAGAAATACGCAAAGTTACTAAAACGTGTTCATGGACAAGATACGATGCGTTTTGAAGATTTACAAGTATCGATTGACCCTGATTATGAACCATCCATTTCAATTGAAGATTCAAAACAGTATATCTTTGGCGCTTTAAAAATACTTGGCCAAGATTATTTAAATATGGTTGAACGTGCTTATAAAGATAGATGGATTGATTTTGCACAAAATAAAGGTAAAGAGACGGGTGCATATTGTGCTAGTCCCTATGCTACGCATTCGTATGTATTTATTTCTTGGACTGGTAAGATGACAGAAACTTTTGTTCTGGCACATGAATTAGGTCATGCAGGACATTTTACGCTGGCTCAAAAACATCAAAATTATTTAGAATCAGAACCATCTATGTACTTTGTAGAGGCACCTTCTACGATGAATGAAATGTTAATGGCTAATTATTTAATCGATTCAAGTGACGACCCAAAATTCAAAAGATGGGTAATCGGTTCTATTATTTCACGAACTTATTACCATAATATGGTAACGCATTTGTTAGAAGCAGCGTTTCAAAGAGAAGTATATAATAAGGTAGATAATGGTGAATCCCTTACAGCCCCTGTACTTAATGAAATTATGCGTGATGTTTATGGTCAATTCTTCGGAAATGCGGTTAAATTATCAGATGGCGTCGAATTAACTTGGATGCGCCAACCTCATTATTATATGGGATTATACTCGTATACGTATTCAGCAGGGTTAACGATTGGGACAGTGATGTCTCAAAAAATTAAAAAAGAAGGCCAACAGGCTGTGGATCAATGGTTAGAGACTTTAAGTGCTGGTGGTAGTCAATCACCAATTGACTTGGCAGATACCGCTAGTATTGATATTCGTACAGATAAACCATTACGTTCGACAATTCGCTATATTGGTCATCTCGTGGATGAATTAGAAAAGTTAACTGATGAAATTGAACAAAGTGAGTAA
- the phoU gene encoding phosphate signaling complex protein PhoU — MVIIREKYEGQLDDLVKDLRRLGLYVYQHISYALQSLSEEDRNYARQTIERDKVINALETDINEKVIMLITKQQPIATDLRLMMASLKIASDLERIGDNAASIAKIRLRAKITDHYVLTRLNTMGKLALLMLKDMRDAVKHNDITLIKEIIERDKDIDDLYKNIVNTTYLIDNDPFVAGQAHLAARHLERVGDHIGNVAENIYFFITGERYETYNK, encoded by the coding sequence ATGGTAATAATTCGAGAAAAATATGAAGGCCAATTAGACGATCTTGTTAAAGATTTACGTCGACTTGGCCTTTACGTTTATCAGCACATATCATATGCCCTACAATCGTTAAGCGAAGAGGACCGTAATTATGCACGACAAACAATTGAGAGAGATAAAGTTATCAATGCTTTAGAAACTGATATTAACGAAAAGGTCATCATGCTTATAACAAAGCAACAACCCATTGCTACAGATTTACGATTAATGATGGCCTCTCTGAAAATCGCGAGTGATTTAGAAAGAATTGGCGATAATGCAGCAAGTATTGCTAAAATACGTTTGCGTGCAAAAATTACCGATCACTATGTACTAACACGACTTAACACGATGGGTAAATTGGCATTGTTAATGCTTAAAGATATGAGAGATGCAGTAAAACACAACGACATCACGTTAATTAAAGAAATTATAGAACGTGATAAAGATATTGATGATTTATATAAAAACATCGTAAATACAACGTATTTAATTGACAATGACCCATTTGTGGCAGGACAAGCACATCTTGCAGCACGCCATTTAGAAAGAGTAGGAGATCACATCGGTAATGTTGCTGAAAATATTTACTTTTTCATTACTGGTGAACGATACGAAACATACAATAAATAA
- a CDS encoding PstS family phosphate ABC transporter substrate-binding protein, translating to MKKWQLFGTTVVGASLLLGACGGNGGSDSGSGEGKDVKGEVKGDGSSTVGPIIEKLNEKFNKKFPNVTVSNAQSGTGGGFEKFISGSTDFSNASRPIKDDEKKKLKDKGIDYKEYKIGQDGVTVTVNKDNDFVKELSKKQLKKIYSGEAKTWKDVNSKWPDKEIKPFSPNQSHGTYDFFSEEVMDKGDIKADKNSDTNQIVSNVDKNKQAIGYFGYDYYKENKDKLKVVNIKDEKGKLTKPSEKTIQNGSYVLSRPLFIYANEKKLKDNKGLQEFLKFTLKDKGKSAEDVGLVALPKDKYTKQLDKLNKFIDKNSDSKDSKKDDSKKEDK from the coding sequence ATGAAAAAATGGCAATTATTTGGTACTACAGTAGTTGGTGCTTCACTTTTATTAGGAGCTTGCGGAGGTAACGGTGGCTCTGATTCAGGTTCAGGAGAAGGTAAAGACGTTAAAGGAGAAGTTAAAGGCGATGGGTCATCAACAGTAGGTCCAATCATTGAAAAATTAAACGAAAAATTCAACAAAAAATTTCCAAATGTAACTGTTTCAAATGCACAATCAGGTACTGGGGGCGGATTTGAAAAGTTCATTTCTGGAAGTACTGATTTTTCAAATGCATCTAGACCAATAAAAGATGACGAGAAGAAAAAATTAAAAGACAAAGGTATCGATTATAAAGAATACAAAATCGGCCAAGATGGTGTAACAGTTACTGTAAACAAAGATAATGATTTCGTTAAAGAATTATCTAAAAAACAATTGAAAAAAATCTACTCTGGCGAAGCTAAAACTTGGAAAGATGTTAATTCTAAATGGCCAGACAAAGAAATCAAACCATTCTCACCTAACCAATCACATGGTACTTATGACTTCTTTAGTGAAGAAGTAATGGACAAAGGTGATATCAAAGCTGATAAGAACTCAGATACAAACCAAATCGTATCTAACGTAGACAAAAACAAACAAGCTATCGGATACTTCGGTTATGACTACTACAAAGAAAACAAAGACAAATTAAAAGTAGTTAACATCAAAGACGAAAAAGGTAAACTTACAAAACCTTCAGAAAAAACTATCCAAAATGGTTCATACGTATTAAGTAGACCATTATTCATCTACGCTAACGAGAAGAAATTAAAAGATAACAAAGGTTTACAAGAATTCTTGAAATTCACATTAAAAGATAAAGGTAAATCAGCTGAAGATGTAGGTTTAGTTGCATTACCTAAAGACAAATACACTAAACAACTTGATAAATTAAATAAATTTATCGACAAAAATAGTGATAGCAAAGACAGCAAAAAAGACGACAGCAAAAAAGAAGATAAGTAA
- a CDS encoding type 1 glutamine amidotransferase domain-containing protein, giving the protein MTKKVLFVLTSRDQYDDGTPTGLWLEEASEPYNILTESGVDVDLVSINGGEVPIDPNSTQNDELNKYSDFVEKIKQLSSLDDVNVDNYDAVYLPGGHGTVFDYAHNQKLAAILAQFKGEGKYISSVCHGPSAFVGAKDNDGNFLVDGVTLTSFTDDEERTMKLDEKVPFLTQTELENQGAKFVADDNFSVHVEKDGQFITGQNPQSSVAIGEALRDALK; this is encoded by the coding sequence TTGACTAAAAAAGTATTGTTTGTTTTAACAAGCAGAGATCAATATGACGACGGTACACCTACAGGATTATGGTTAGAAGAGGCGAGTGAACCTTATAATATTTTAACGGAATCAGGTGTTGATGTAGATCTTGTTTCAATCAACGGTGGGGAAGTACCGATTGACCCTAATTCTACTCAAAACGATGAATTAAATAAATATAGTGACTTCGTTGAAAAAATTAAACAATTATCTAGTTTAGATGATGTTAATGTTGATAATTACGATGCTGTTTATTTACCTGGTGGTCACGGCACAGTATTTGATTATGCACACAATCAAAAGCTTGCAGCAATTCTTGCACAATTTAAAGGTGAAGGTAAGTATATTTCATCAGTTTGTCATGGTCCAAGTGCTTTTGTAGGTGCCAAAGACAACGATGGTAATTTCTTAGTTGACGGCGTGACATTAACTTCATTTACAGATGATGAAGAACGTACGATGAAATTAGACGAAAAAGTACCTTTCCTAACTCAAACGGAATTAGAAAACCAAGGTGCTAAATTTGTTGCCGATGATAACTTCTCAGTACACGTGGAAAAAGATGGACAATTTATTACAGGTCAAAATCCACAATCAAGCGTTGCAATCGGTGAAGCATTAAGAGATGCTTTAAAATAA
- the pstB gene encoding phosphate ABC transporter ATP-binding protein PstB, whose protein sequence is MDKKTISEDKKELESTTNEQSAPATTIDTNNTNKKESSIPDSQKNIVYSTKNLDLWYGENHALKNINLDVLENTVTAIIGPSGCGKSTYIKTLNRMVELVPSVKTAGKIMYRDQNIFDDNYSVEKLRTNVGMVFQQPNPFPKSIYDNITYGPKIHGIKDKKVLDEIVEKSLRGAAIWDELKDRLNTNAYSLSGGQQQRVCIARSLAIEPDVILMDEPTSALDPISTLKVEELVQNLKENYSIIIVTHNMQQAARVSDKTAFFLNGYVNEYDDTDKLFSNPSDKQTEDYISGRFG, encoded by the coding sequence ATGGATAAAAAAACAATCTCAGAAGATAAAAAAGAACTTGAATCAACAACTAATGAACAGTCAGCACCAGCGACTACAATCGACACAAATAATACAAACAAAAAAGAAAGCTCAATTCCAGATAGCCAAAAAAACATTGTTTATTCAACTAAAAATTTAGACTTATGGTATGGTGAAAATCATGCTTTAAAAAACATTAACTTAGATGTTTTAGAAAACACAGTTACTGCAATTATCGGACCTTCAGGTTGCGGTAAATCAACTTACATCAAAACATTAAATCGTATGGTTGAATTAGTACCTTCAGTTAAAACAGCTGGTAAAATTATGTATCGTGATCAAAACATCTTTGATGATAATTATTCAGTTGAAAAGTTAAGAACAAACGTAGGAATGGTCTTCCAACAACCAAACCCATTCCCTAAATCAATCTATGATAATATTACTTACGGACCAAAAATTCACGGTATTAAAGACAAAAAGGTTTTAGACGAAATCGTAGAAAAATCATTACGTGGTGCAGCAATTTGGGATGAATTAAAAGATCGTTTAAATACGAACGCATACAGTTTATCAGGTGGTCAGCAACAACGTGTTTGTATCGCTCGTAGTTTAGCGATTGAACCAGATGTAATCCTAATGGACGAACCAACATCAGCTTTAGACCCTATTTCAACATTAAAAGTTGAAGAATTAGTTCAAAACTTAAAAGAAAATTACTCAATTATTATCGTTACACACAACATGCAACAAGCAGCACGTGTTTCTGATAAAACAGCATTCTTCCTTAACGGTTATGTAAATGAATATGATGATACTGATAAATTATTCTCAAATCCTTCTGATAAACAAACAGAAGATTACATTTCAGGTAGATTTGGTTAA
- a CDS encoding aminoacyltransferase gives MKFTELTVKEYENFVQNPALESHYFQVKENIATRENDGFQVVLLGLKDDDNQVIAASLFSKIPTMGSYVYYSNRGPVMDYNDLGLIDFYLRELDSYLQQHNCLYVKLDPYWIYNIYDKDINQFPDRDKNDALVNLFKSHGYTHHGFTTQYDSSSQVRWMGVLNLENETPASLKKQFDSQRKRNVNKAINYGVKVRFLKRDEFDQFLELYRETEARTGFVSKTDEYFYNFIDNYGDKALIPLAYIDLDEYINNTQESLNDKESRRDQMMAKENKSDKQLKKIAELDKQIEHDKKELLQASELRQTDGSVLNLASGVYFTNAYEVNYFSGGSSEKYNQYMGPYMMHWFMINYCFEHGYTRYNFYGLSGDFTENSEDYGVYRFKRGFNVQIEELIGDFYKPIKKTKYWLFNTLNKARKKIKK, from the coding sequence ATGAAATTTACTGAGTTAACTGTCAAAGAATACGAAAATTTTGTACAGAATCCAGCGTTAGAAAGTCATTATTTCCAAGTGAAAGAAAATATTGCGACAAGAGAAAATGATGGATTTCAAGTTGTATTACTGGGCTTAAAAGATGATGATAATCAAGTTATTGCAGCTAGTCTTTTCTCAAAAATTCCTACTATGGGTAGCTATGTTTATTATTCTAACCGTGGTCCTGTGATGGATTATAATGATTTAGGATTAATCGATTTCTACTTACGTGAACTCGATAGTTATTTACAACAACATAACTGCTTATATGTAAAATTAGACCCATACTGGATTTACAATATTTATGATAAAGATATTAATCAATTCCCAGATCGAGATAAAAATGACGCCTTAGTGAACTTGTTTAAATCACATGGCTATACGCATCACGGATTCACAACTCAGTATGATAGTTCAAGTCAAGTTCGTTGGATGGGCGTGTTAAACTTAGAAAATGAAACACCAGCCTCACTTAAAAAGCAATTTGATAGCCAAAGAAAGCGTAATGTCAATAAAGCAATTAACTACGGCGTAAAAGTTCGTTTCCTTAAACGTGATGAATTTGATCAATTTTTAGAGCTTTATCGTGAAACTGAAGCACGTACTGGTTTCGTTTCAAAAACAGACGAATATTTCTATAACTTTATCGATAATTACGGAGATAAAGCATTAATACCGTTAGCATATATCGATTTAGATGAATATATTAACAACACACAAGAGTCATTAAACGATAAAGAATCTCGTCGTGATCAAATGATGGCAAAAGAAAATAAATCAGATAAACAATTAAAGAAAATTGCTGAACTCGATAAACAAATTGAACATGACAAGAAAGAATTGTTACAAGCGAGTGAGTTAAGACAAACAGACGGTTCAGTCTTAAACCTAGCATCAGGCGTTTACTTTACAAATGCTTATGAAGTGAACTACTTCTCTGGCGGTTCTTCAGAAAAGTATAACCAATATATGGGACCATATATGATGCATTGGTTCATGATTAATTACTGTTTCGAGCATGGATATACACGTTACAATTTCTACGGTTTATCAGGAGATTTCACAGAAAACAGTGAAGACTACGGCGTATATCGCTTTAAACGTGGTTTCAATGTTCAAATCGAAGAACTTATCGGCGACTTCTATAAACCAATTAAGAAAACAAAATATTGGTTATTCAATACATTAAACAAAGCAAGAAAGAAAATTAAGAAATAA
- the pstA gene encoding phosphate ABC transporter permease PstA, which yields MSESNNKTLVDQNTVDNKLSGRLNKNKFNKAAFFACTLVGLIVLAALIINTLIQGAGHLTPKFFTSFSSSTPSMAGIKGALMGTLWLMITIIPISIILGVGTAIYLEEYAKDNAFTKFVRLCINNLAGVPSVVFGLLGLTLFVRGMNVPALAMHETVIAAALTMSLLILPVIIVSSQEAIRAVPNSVKEASYGLGGNKWQTIRRVVLPAAIPGILTGFILALSRALGETAPLILIGIPTVLLHVPTSIFDKFQALPITIYNWAKMPQDEFQNVAAAGIIVLLVILLLMNAVAIFLRNKYSKKY from the coding sequence ATGAGCGAGTCTAATAATAAAACACTAGTCGATCAAAATACTGTAGACAACAAGCTCTCTGGCAGACTTAATAAGAATAAATTCAACAAAGCAGCGTTTTTCGCTTGTACATTAGTTGGTTTAATCGTTCTTGCTGCTTTAATTATCAATACATTAATCCAAGGTGCAGGGCATTTAACACCTAAATTCTTCACAAGTTTCTCATCTTCTACGCCATCAATGGCCGGTATTAAAGGAGCGTTAATGGGAACACTTTGGTTAATGATAACTATCATTCCAATTTCAATCATCTTAGGTGTCGGTACAGCAATCTATCTTGAAGAATATGCAAAAGATAATGCTTTTACAAAATTCGTAAGACTTTGTATTAATAACTTAGCCGGTGTACCATCTGTTGTATTCGGTTTACTTGGTTTAACGCTTTTCGTAAGAGGTATGAATGTTCCAGCTTTAGCTATGCATGAAACAGTTATTGCAGCCGCATTAACAATGTCATTACTAATTTTACCTGTTATTATCGTATCTAGCCAAGAAGCAATAAGAGCGGTACCTAATTCAGTAAAAGAAGCTTCATATGGTTTAGGTGGTAATAAATGGCAAACAATTCGTCGTGTCGTATTACCAGCAGCCATCCCTGGTATTTTAACTGGATTTATCTTAGCTTTATCAAGAGCATTAGGTGAAACAGCGCCATTAATCTTGATTGGTATTCCAACAGTTTTATTACACGTACCAACAAGTATCTTTGATAAATTCCAAGCATTACCAATCACGATTTACAACTGGGCAAAAATGCCTCAAGACGAATTCCAAAACGTTGCAGCAGCCGGAATTATAGTATTATTAGTAATCTTATTATTAATGAATGCAGTTGCAATCTTCTTACGTAATAAATATAGCAAGAAATATTAA
- the pstC gene encoding phosphate ABC transporter permease subunit PstC, which translates to MANSQPSVGEMIKKNNAKKKGLSDKIVPLILGIIALFSILATIGIIVTLLTETITFFTRVPITQFLFKTQWDPASSEPKYGIWALILGTLKITFIATIVAVPLGLGAALYLSEYASSRARRIIKPILEILSGIPTIVFGFFAVSFVTPILRAIFPFIDSLNSISPGIVVGIMIIPLISSMSEDAMSSVPDKMREGALGLGATKFEVATKVVLPAAISGVMASIVLAISRAIGETMIVSLAAGSSPKFDLSLTNSIQTMTGYIVEIASGDATFGSDQYYSIYAVGFTLFLFTLIMNLLSQWITKRFREEY; encoded by the coding sequence ATGGCGAATTCGCAACCATCAGTAGGTGAGATGATTAAAAAGAATAATGCTAAAAAGAAAGGCCTTAGTGATAAAATTGTACCTTTAATTTTAGGTATCATCGCATTATTCTCAATATTAGCTACAATCGGTATTATTGTTACGTTATTGACAGAGACAATTACATTTTTCACACGCGTACCAATCACACAATTTCTATTTAAAACACAATGGGATCCAGCAAGTTCAGAACCTAAATATGGTATATGGGCATTAATACTAGGTACTCTTAAAATCACATTTATTGCAACAATTGTTGCAGTACCTTTAGGTTTAGGTGCAGCACTTTACTTAAGTGAATATGCTTCAAGTCGTGCAAGAAGAATTATTAAACCTATTTTAGAAATATTATCTGGTATTCCGACTATTGTATTTGGTTTCTTCGCAGTATCATTCGTAACTCCTATATTAAGAGCAATCTTCCCGTTCATTGATAGTTTAAACTCTATCAGTCCAGGGATTGTTGTAGGTATTATGATTATTCCATTAATTTCAAGTATGAGTGAGGATGCAATGTCATCTGTACCTGACAAAATGCGTGAAGGTGCACTTGGTTTAGGTGCTACAAAATTTGAAGTAGCAACAAAAGTTGTGTTACCAGCAGCAATTTCAGGTGTTATGGCATCAATTGTATTAGCGATTTCTCGTGCTATCGGTGAAACTATGATCGTATCGTTAGCAGCAGGTAGTTCACCAAAATTCGATTTAAGTCTTACTAATTCAATTCAAACTATGACAGGCTACATTGTAGAAATCGCATCAGGTGATGCAACATTTGGATCAGACCAATATTACAGTATTTACGCTGTTGGGTTCACATTATTCTTATTCACATTAATCATGAACCTATTATCACAATGGATTACGAAACGCTTTAGAGAGGAGTATTAA
- a CDS encoding ATP-dependent Clp protease proteolytic subunit, with amino-acid sequence MAENKNFDNQNNSDLLTQKMLETRTVIISGEINDETAYDVANKLLLLEATSDEPINLFISTQGGHVDSGFYIRDMINFIKPKVNIIGSGWVVSAGIFIFLSGEKERRYSLPNTRFMMHQPSGGAQGQSTEIEITAREIVRTRKRINEVIAQETGQKIEKVEEDTNRDYWLSVEEAVEYGIVNKIISSRDELE; translated from the coding sequence ATGGCAGAGAATAAAAACTTCGATAATCAAAACAATTCCGATTTATTAACACAAAAAATGTTAGAAACGCGTACGGTTATTATTTCTGGTGAAATTAATGATGAAACGGCGTATGACGTAGCAAATAAATTATTATTATTAGAAGCAACGAGTGATGAACCAATCAACTTGTTCATTTCTACTCAAGGAGGCCATGTTGACTCTGGTTTCTATATTCGTGATATGATTAACTTTATTAAACCAAAAGTGAACATTATTGGTTCAGGTTGGGTAGTAAGCGCAGGTATCTTTATCTTCTTGTCAGGAGAAAAAGAAAGACGCTATAGTTTACCAAATACACGCTTTATGATGCATCAACCGAGTGGTGGTGCACAAGGTCAATCAACTGAAATTGAAATTACTGCACGTGAAATCGTAAGAACACGTAAACGTATCAATGAAGTTATTGCTCAAGAAACAGGTCAAAAAATTGAAAAAGTTGAAGAAGATACGAACAGAGATTATTGGTTAAGTGTGGAAGAAGCCGTTGAGTATGGAATTGTAAATAAAATTATAAGTAGCAGAGATGAACTTGAATAA
- a CDS encoding aminoacyltransferase, whose amino-acid sequence MKFTNLTAKEFREFTDKMPNSHFTQMTANYELKVAEGAETHLVGIKDNNNQVIAACLMTAIPVMRFFKSFYTNRGPVIDFDNKELVHFFFNELAQYAKKHNAIYLRVDPYLAYQYRNHEGDVLENAGNDWFFDKMKQLGFKHQGFFTGFHSDKQVRFHSVLDLTDKTEKDVLKGMDSLRKRNTKKVQKNGVKIRFLNKEELPIFRQFMEETSETKAFDDRNDSFYYNRLKYYKDRVLVPLAYMDFDEYIEELKLDREALTKDINKALKDIEKRPDNKKSYNKRDNLEKQLVANQQKIDEAKALQEEHGNELPISAAFFIINPFEVVYYAGGTANEFRHFAGSYAIQWKMINYALEHGINRYNFYGITGDFSEDAEDAGVVKFKKGYNADVVEYVGDFIKPINKPIYNIYKKLKDIKDKK is encoded by the coding sequence ATGAAATTTACAAATTTAACCGCTAAAGAATTCAGGGAATTTACAGATAAAATGCCCAACAGTCATTTCACTCAAATGACTGCGAACTATGAATTAAAGGTTGCAGAAGGTGCTGAAACGCATTTAGTAGGTATAAAGGATAATAATAATCAAGTTATTGCAGCTTGTTTAATGACAGCAATACCTGTAATGCGTTTTTTCAAATCTTTCTATACGAACAGAGGACCTGTTATAGATTTTGATAATAAAGAACTTGTTCATTTTTTCTTTAATGAATTGGCACAATATGCAAAAAAACATAATGCAATCTATTTAAGAGTAGATCCATATTTAGCATATCAGTATCGTAACCACGAGGGTGACGTACTTGAAAATGCAGGAAATGATTGGTTCTTTGATAAGATGAAGCAACTTGGATTTAAACACCAAGGATTTTTCACAGGTTTCCATTCTGACAAACAAGTTCGGTTCCATTCTGTTTTAGATTTAACAGATAAAACTGAAAAAGACGTTTTAAAAGGAATGGATAGTTTAAGAAAACGTAATACTAAAAAAGTTCAGAAAAATGGCGTTAAGATTAGATTTTTAAATAAAGAAGAATTACCGATTTTCCGCCAATTTATGGAAGAAACTTCTGAGACGAAAGCCTTCGACGATAGAAATGATAGTTTCTATTACAATCGTTTGAAGTATTATAAGGATCGTGTCTTAGTACCATTAGCTTACATGGACTTTGATGAATACATCGAAGAGTTGAAACTTGATCGAGAAGCTTTAACTAAAGATATTAATAAAGCATTAAAAGATATCGAAAAACGACCAGACAATAAAAAGTCGTACAATAAGCGAGACAATTTAGAAAAACAACTTGTAGCAAATCAACAAAAAATTGACGAAGCGAAAGCATTACAAGAAGAACATGGGAATGAATTACCAATATCGGCTGCATTCTTCATAATTAATCCATTTGAAGTTGTATATTATGCTGGTGGTACAGCTAATGAGTTTAGACACTTTGCAGGAAGCTACGCAATTCAATGGAAAATGATTAACTATGCTTTAGAACATGGAATTAATCGTTATAACTTCTATGGAATTACTGGTGATTTTTCAGAAGATGCAGAAGATGCGGGAGTTGTTAAATTTAAAAAAGGCTATAACGCAGACGTTGTAGAATATGTTGGTGACTTTATTAAACCGATTAACAAACCTATTTATAACATTTATAAGAAATTAAAAGATATTAAGGACAAAAAGTAA